In a single window of the Veillonella sp. genome:
- a CDS encoding YlbF family regulator, whose protein sequence is MNYDKAHDLAHAMRESEEYKELMAAQEALKADAVAAALVRTFMAQQMQWEYAKLSGAPEADELQKKQEEMMPQIQENAAAAAYLQAQMRWSQISNDIYKIISEPITEGMKVLDHGEQQQPKH, encoded by the coding sequence ATGAACTACGATAAAGCTCATGATTTAGCTCACGCTATGCGTGAATCCGAAGAGTACAAAGAATTAATGGCAGCTCAAGAAGCTTTGAAAGCTGACGCAGTAGCAGCGGCGTTGGTACGCACATTTATGGCACAACAAATGCAATGGGAATACGCTAAGTTGTCTGGTGCACCAGAAGCTGATGAATTGCAAAAGAAACAAGAGGAAATGATGCCTCAAATTCAAGAAAATGCTGCAGCGGCTGCTTATTTACAAGCACAAATGCGTTGGAGCCAAATCTCTAATGATATTTATAAAATCATTAGCGAACCAATCACTGAGGGGATGAAAGTGTTAGATCATGGCGAACAACAACAACCAAAACATTAA
- the trmL gene encoding tRNA (uridine(34)/cytosine(34)/5-carboxymethylaminomethyluridine(34)-2'-O)-methyltransferase TrmL → MEIVLYEPEIPGNTGNIARLCAANHMTLHLIKPLGFSIDDKHVKRAGLDYWHLVDVQVHENIQELYAKYPDRRYFYATTKAKHTHSEVKYEIGDMLVFGPESRGLPESLLEGVEETCIRIPMVDEARSLNLSNAVAIIAYEAMRQLDYPDLKAEGNWIQPK, encoded by the coding sequence ATGGAAATAGTACTTTATGAGCCAGAAATCCCTGGCAATACAGGAAATATAGCGCGTTTATGCGCAGCTAATCATATGACTTTGCACCTTATCAAACCACTTGGCTTTTCCATCGACGATAAGCACGTGAAACGAGCTGGTCTCGATTATTGGCATTTGGTAGATGTACAGGTACATGAAAATATTCAAGAGTTGTATGCGAAATATCCTGATCGCAGATATTTCTACGCTACTACAAAAGCAAAGCATACCCACTCTGAGGTAAAGTATGAAATCGGAGATATGCTCGTATTTGGCCCTGAATCAAGAGGCTTGCCTGAAAGCTTATTAGAAGGTGTTGAAGAAACATGCATTCGCATACCAATGGTAGATGAGGCGCGTTCTTTAAACTTATCTAACGCAGTAGCCATTATTGCGTATGAAGCTATGCGCCAACTTGATTATCCAGATCTTAAAGCCGAAGGCAACTGGATTCAACCTAAATAA
- the moaC gene encoding cyclic pyranopterin monophosphate synthase MoaC, with amino-acid sequence MNLTHFDQDGNAWMVDVSDKDITSRTAIAEGFIAINDAIYERIAAGTIKKGDVLSVAQLAAIMGAKQTSNLIPLCHPLALTKVEVHCSLVDGESPACTDENHNKAVKVRAIVKTTGKTGVEMEALTAVQVGLLTVYDMCKAIDKGMIMGPTYLVEKEGGKSGHFVRSFVE; translated from the coding sequence ATGAATTTAACACATTTTGACCAAGATGGTAATGCTTGGATGGTAGACGTATCCGATAAGGATATCACATCCCGCACAGCCATCGCAGAAGGATTCATAGCAATCAATGATGCCATTTATGAGCGCATTGCTGCAGGTACTATAAAAAAGGGCGATGTCCTTAGTGTTGCGCAACTAGCTGCTATTATGGGGGCTAAGCAAACGAGCAATCTCATTCCTCTTTGTCATCCATTAGCGCTCACAAAGGTTGAGGTTCACTGCTCTTTAGTAGATGGTGAAAGCCCTGCTTGCACTGATGAAAATCATAACAAGGCCGTCAAGGTACGTGCCATCGTTAAGACTACTGGAAAAACGGGCGTTGAAATGGAGGCCCTTACAGCTGTACAAGTGGGATTGCTCACCGTATACGATATGTGTAAGGCCATCGATAAAGGCATGATTATGGGCCCTACATACCTCGTAGAAAAAGAAGGCGGGAAAAGTGGACATTTTGTGCGTTCCTTTGTAGAATAA
- a CDS encoding metal-dependent hydrolase → MKTKLTYFGHACFMLTRGDVSMIFDPFLTGNTWDIAKKEDIKCQYIFVSHGHDDHYGDTDFIAKANDALVISTAEVAGKAAAAGCRTHAMHLGGKFDFEFGSVRIVPAFHGAGVPGGHAAGCIVDFYGDIVYFAGDTALFSDMKLLNRFGDIDYALLPIGDNFTMGVEDAALAASYVKARISIPIHYKTWPVIDREPGVFTSLVEGKYNQTALIIDPGSSIELNS, encoded by the coding sequence ATGAAAACAAAACTAACTTATTTCGGTCATGCTTGCTTTATGCTAACACGCGGTGATGTGTCCATGATTTTCGACCCATTCTTAACGGGTAATACATGGGATATCGCAAAAAAAGAAGATATCAAATGCCAATATATCTTTGTCAGCCATGGTCACGATGACCACTATGGCGATACAGATTTCATTGCTAAAGCAAATGATGCACTCGTTATCTCTACTGCAGAGGTAGCTGGTAAAGCAGCAGCTGCTGGTTGTCGTACTCATGCAATGCATTTAGGTGGTAAATTTGACTTTGAATTCGGTTCTGTTCGCATAGTACCTGCCTTCCATGGTGCTGGTGTGCCTGGTGGCCATGCAGCAGGTTGTATCGTAGACTTTTACGGTGATATCGTATACTTTGCAGGCGATACAGCGCTCTTTAGCGATATGAAATTGTTGAACCGCTTTGGCGATATTGACTACGCTTTACTTCCTATCGGCGATAACTTCACGATGGGCGTTGAAGATGCAGCACTTGCAGCTTCCTATGTAAAAGCGCGTATCTCTATTCCAATTCACTACAAAACATGGCCTGTTATCGACCGTGAACCAGGTGTATTTACAAGCTTAGTAGAAGGTAAATACAACCAAACAGCGCTTATCATCGATCCAGGTTCCTCTATCGAGCTCAACAGCTAA
- a CDS encoding VWA-like domain-containing protein, which translates to MQRNLDKDDIRDASDLLTHIDGWEKTGAYDEKSIEALDRWHAKRERIHREAEALYTQIYATYEAYVDSYEEQHHSMAPERIAADLMNHNMSDSHIGTIGRALEDIEVEGTNLAVMQQAIMTPAFEQRLWNILHDVNSLLLEEDQFFGYFYLQMAHRIRFDMTNAFGINLKQGGYVLYVNPFILLRQPPDVMKDGIKREILHIISAHLMRVKTLSQSFNKTAVHMAMDMVVNDYLEHVDRDAVTVANVNERFGLMLKRFRTIEYYAKAIDKAMKEKPELFVPIDNSDTAVAMEFDPQTSHDIWDESDSIDTDTMDQITERYINEASKGDMEGYVKSLIDTFQKTRRALPWYFYLKKLMGKVASGYKKTTMRRNRRQPERLELSGTLRQHKANVWVALDMSGSITDAEFTNALEQVLQIVHAYNHRITVVECDNEVRRTYTMESVKDVKPRLDVRGATAFSPVFSLANQNRVDLLVYFTDGKGEERIREAPKGYKVLWVLTGENPQLSLHNPYGMVRELGYVGVDETQDIDEFVRMSSRSGFSMANQEV; encoded by the coding sequence ATGCAACGAAATTTAGACAAGGACGATATCCGCGACGCCTCTGACTTGCTTACCCATATAGATGGGTGGGAGAAAACAGGGGCCTACGATGAAAAGTCCATTGAGGCTCTTGACCGATGGCATGCAAAGCGGGAGCGCATTCATCGTGAAGCAGAGGCTTTATATACGCAAATATATGCAACCTATGAGGCCTATGTAGATAGCTATGAAGAGCAACATCATAGTATGGCACCTGAACGTATCGCAGCGGATTTGATGAATCATAATATGTCGGATAGTCATATTGGCACTATTGGTCGAGCTCTTGAAGATATAGAAGTAGAAGGCACGAATCTTGCCGTTATGCAGCAAGCCATTATGACACCTGCCTTTGAGCAACGACTATGGAATATTTTGCATGATGTAAATAGTTTACTCCTTGAAGAGGACCAATTCTTTGGTTACTTCTATTTACAAATGGCTCATCGCATTCGCTTTGATATGACCAATGCTTTTGGTATTAACCTAAAGCAGGGAGGCTATGTACTGTATGTAAATCCATTTATCTTGTTACGCCAACCGCCAGATGTTATGAAGGATGGCATTAAGCGTGAAATTCTTCATATTATTTCTGCACATTTGATGCGCGTAAAAACATTGAGTCAAAGCTTTAATAAAACGGCCGTACATATGGCGATGGATATGGTTGTAAATGACTACTTAGAACATGTTGATCGTGATGCGGTTACTGTAGCCAATGTAAATGAACGTTTTGGATTGATGCTCAAACGATTCCGTACCATTGAGTATTACGCCAAGGCCATCGATAAGGCGATGAAGGAAAAGCCTGAACTCTTTGTACCCATAGATAATTCTGATACGGCTGTGGCTATGGAGTTTGACCCTCAAACTAGCCATGACATTTGGGATGAATCTGACTCCATTGATACGGACACGATGGACCAAATTACGGAGCGCTATATCAACGAAGCCTCAAAAGGTGATATGGAAGGGTATGTGAAGAGTCTCATCGATACCTTCCAAAAGACACGTCGTGCTCTCCCCTGGTATTTCTACCTTAAAAAGCTCATGGGTAAGGTAGCAAGTGGGTACAAAAAAACGACGATGCGTCGCAATCGTCGTCAACCTGAGCGCTTGGAGTTGTCGGGTACCTTGCGCCAACATAAAGCTAATGTATGGGTTGCTCTCGATATGAGTGGCAGTATTACCGATGCAGAGTTTACGAACGCGCTAGAACAAGTACTACAAATTGTGCATGCCTATAATCATCGCATCACCGTTGTAGAATGTGATAATGAGGTGCGCCGTACTTATACGATGGAATCAGTAAAAGATGTAAAGCCTCGCCTTGATGTGCGCGGTGCAACAGCTTTCTCGCCAGTATTTTCTTTAGCAAATCAAAACCGTGTGGATTTATTGGTTTACTTCACGGATGGCAAAGGCGAGGAACGAATACGAGAGGCTCCGAAAGGGTATAAGGTTTTATGGGTTCTTACAGGAGAAAATCCTCAACTATCTCTTCATAATCCGTATGGCATGGTTCGTGAACTAGGTTATGTGGGTGTAGATGAAACACAAGATATAGATGAATTTGTACGTATGTCTAGTCGTAGTGGCTTTTCTATGGCTAACCAAGAGGTTTAG
- a CDS encoding AAA family ATPase has product MNFIDTMASVELVLAANQVPLLVGETGIGKTSLAARVATVHDWELVTIDGNLLKEGEIGGLPTVESVTHTDGRGNTHSVKTTVYAVHHTLEHVAQAVDKGRQVLLFIDEINRAEHAVQQELMNLILNREINGFSLSDQVRIIAAMNPEDSFDYQTIDMDPAQQNRFVWLYMNADYMQWIDWAIGAGIEEKVIEFISSYPEYLNQRHEDDIDATPRSFERVSGLYTIYKNQEGNAYSRDVFLNVIRGNVGKLIAEAFVNFIESDQDPLITFDDVLAAVQKPGAIMSMAEQVKSESPTRLYVAAKNMLHRLNHNSNAEEVHHFIEFLTLYPGDLRIAVMKDLRNTYERVYSYAIEDDLFVDTFFEAQK; this is encoded by the coding sequence ATGAACTTTATAGATACAATGGCAAGTGTAGAATTAGTGCTTGCTGCTAATCAAGTGCCTTTGCTCGTTGGTGAAACGGGCATTGGTAAAACATCTCTTGCGGCACGCGTAGCTACTGTGCATGATTGGGAATTGGTAACCATTGATGGAAATCTTTTAAAAGAAGGTGAAATTGGTGGTTTACCAACTGTAGAATCTGTCACACATACAGATGGTCGTGGTAACACACATTCTGTAAAGACTACAGTGTATGCTGTACATCATACGTTGGAGCATGTGGCTCAAGCTGTGGATAAAGGTCGTCAAGTGTTGCTATTTATCGACGAAATTAACCGTGCTGAACATGCAGTGCAACAGGAGTTAATGAATCTTATCTTGAATCGTGAAATCAATGGCTTTTCTTTAAGTGATCAAGTGCGTATCATCGCCGCTATGAACCCTGAGGATTCTTTTGACTACCAAACTATCGACATGGACCCGGCCCAACAAAACCGTTTTGTATGGCTCTATATGAATGCGGATTATATGCAATGGATTGACTGGGCTATCGGTGCAGGCATTGAAGAAAAGGTTATCGAATTTATTTCTTCCTATCCTGAGTATTTAAATCAACGCCATGAAGACGATATTGATGCTACACCTCGTTCCTTTGAACGCGTGTCTGGTCTATATACGATTTATAAAAACCAAGAAGGTAATGCTTATAGTCGCGATGTATTTTTGAATGTTATCCGTGGTAACGTTGGTAAACTCATTGCGGAGGCCTTCGTAAACTTTATCGAGTCTGATCAAGACCCGCTCATTACCTTTGATGACGTATTGGCAGCAGTTCAAAAACCAGGTGCTATCATGTCTATGGCTGAACAGGTTAAAAGTGAAAGTCCAACTCGTCTATATGTAGCGGCTAAAAATATGTTGCATCGTTTAAACCACAATAGCAATGCCGAAGAAGTTCATCACTTCATTGAATTCCTTACATTATATCCTGGTGATTTACGCATAGCAGTTATGAAAGACTTACGTAATACGTATGAGCGTGTTTACTCTTATGCGATCGAAGATGATTTATTTGTAGATACTTTTTTTGAAGCACAGAAATAG
- a CDS encoding DUF4116 domain-containing protein, whose product MTEEQYITALTNNPHGIRNIPNPTEAMQLTCVAQNGMLLQYIKEPTRKVIETALSQSPRAIQFVENPTEDLLQTLVEKDWAVLEYIDNPSDTIVKQALAQSGWAIRYISNPLEELQLEAVKANYDALQYIKDPSESVQLQAVKENYLALRYIDEPSVAVLEAAVKQDPQAMRQITKLTKELALHLFSVSAATLGYIPNNLGVTVDEIKSIIISAISSDTVDADYIRELINNKAIGGRQSKWPIDLLSLIDAYGTRAVKKIAVSEYLKY is encoded by the coding sequence ATGACAGAAGAACAATATATAACGGCGCTGACCAATAATCCACATGGAATTAGGAATATTCCTAATCCTACAGAAGCAATGCAACTTACCTGCGTAGCTCAAAATGGCATGTTGTTGCAATATATTAAAGAACCTACTAGAAAGGTTATTGAAACGGCGCTTTCACAATCACCACGAGCCATACAATTCGTGGAAAATCCTACAGAAGATTTATTACAGACACTGGTAGAAAAGGACTGGGCTGTTTTAGAATATATCGATAATCCATCGGATACGATTGTTAAGCAAGCACTCGCTCAATCTGGATGGGCTATACGCTATATCTCAAATCCATTAGAAGAACTACAGCTGGAAGCTGTAAAGGCCAACTATGATGCGTTGCAATACATTAAGGATCCCAGCGAATCCGTACAATTACAAGCAGTTAAAGAAAATTACTTGGCCTTGCGTTATATTGATGAGCCTAGCGTAGCAGTTCTAGAAGCAGCAGTAAAACAAGATCCGCAGGCAATGCGACAAATCACAAAGCTTACTAAAGAATTGGCGTTGCACCTATTTAGTGTAAGTGCTGCCACACTAGGGTATATACCCAATAATTTAGGCGTCACTGTGGACGAAATTAAATCTATCATCATTAGCGCTATCTCTAGTGATACAGTTGATGCAGACTATATTCGTGAATTAATCAACAATAAAGCTATCGGAGGTCGTCAATCTAAATGGCCTATCGATCTATTGTCACTTATAGATGCTTATGGAACTAGGGCTGTTAAGAAGATTGCAGTTAGTGAATATTTGAAATATTAG
- a CDS encoding TrkA family potassium uptake protein, translated as MKYKTIAVIGLGQFGTTIAKMLASMNHEVLGVDINPEIVQKISPYVTHAIVADTTDEEAIKALALSQFDIVIVAIGDNIQSNLMTSMLLKEMNMPYVVSKAENALQGKMLKKMGVDLVIYPEYDVAERLAQSLTREHVMDYLQLSKSISLIEVDMPAFLVGTCLKDSNLREKYNLNAVGIRRGEELEVPPNPTTILSASDKLLVIGNNSDLDALTV; from the coding sequence ATGAAATATAAAACAATTGCGGTCATTGGCCTCGGCCAATTTGGGACGACCATCGCCAAGATGTTAGCCTCTATGAATCATGAAGTATTAGGTGTAGATATTAATCCAGAAATCGTTCAAAAGATTTCCCCCTATGTAACACATGCCATTGTGGCTGATACGACTGATGAAGAGGCAATCAAAGCATTGGCGTTGAGTCAATTTGATATAGTCATCGTTGCCATTGGTGACAATATACAGTCTAACCTCATGACCTCTATGTTATTGAAAGAAATGAACATGCCTTATGTGGTATCTAAAGCTGAAAATGCCCTACAAGGTAAGATGCTCAAGAAGATGGGCGTAGATCTAGTTATCTATCCAGAATATGATGTGGCAGAACGGTTGGCACAATCATTAACTAGAGAACATGTGATGGATTATTTACAATTATCCAAAAGTATTAGCCTCATCGAAGTAGATATGCCCGCATTCTTGGTGGGCACATGCTTAAAGGATTCTAATTTGCGTGAGAAATACAATTTGAATGCTGTAGGAATCAGAAGAGGAGAGGAATTAGAGGTTCCGCCAAACCCAACTACCATTCTTTCGGCATCGGATAAATTATTAGTAATTGGGAATAATTCTGATTTAGATGCGTTAACGGTGTAG
- a CDS encoding TrkH family potassium uptake protein → MWHDISHSNVQRYMQQNPYRLLALSFLGVMIIGTILLMLPISSAHGQTTALVDAAFTAVSCVSVTGLATVDTYYHWSLFGKIVMVILIQLGGLGIVSFTTIIALLLGKRVGLKNRVLLSEDVGQEGMTGLLHITKKLTLYTFAIEIIGGIIYTIQLYPYIGDAALYTGIMQAISTFCNAGFVFFDNDLPYAMVGDVLFNINTAALIVIGGFGYLAAFDIWSHRKVRRFVDLKLHTKIMLVGTVFLILLGAIIFLGVEWSNPKTFGPLPIWNKIMASLFQSITPRTAGIATVDYNALHPITLFVTIILMFIGAGPNSTGGGVKISTVAVAILSSCTLFNNRPDTEIFERRISLVTVLKANGIIFLSILLVLLATCYLAWDEPYDFIRLLFEVTSAFGTVGLTTGITPNLSESSKWVLMLVMFTGRVGVMTVIGTWALRTAPTKPIGYAEENVLL, encoded by the coding sequence ATGTGGCATGATATTTCACATTCTAATGTACAACGATACATGCAGCAAAATCCCTATCGATTATTAGCGCTTAGCTTTTTAGGGGTTATGATTATAGGAACAATATTGCTTATGCTTCCTATTTCAAGTGCTCATGGGCAAACAACTGCACTTGTAGACGCAGCCTTTACGGCGGTATCTTGTGTTTCCGTAACGGGGCTAGCTACAGTAGATACGTATTACCATTGGTCGTTGTTTGGGAAAATTGTTATGGTTATCCTCATCCAATTAGGAGGACTAGGGATTGTTTCTTTTACAACCATAATTGCTTTATTATTAGGAAAACGGGTTGGCCTAAAAAATCGAGTGCTCTTATCAGAAGATGTGGGGCAAGAGGGCATGACAGGACTTTTACATATTACTAAAAAATTGACCCTCTATACCTTTGCCATTGAGATCATAGGTGGCATAATTTATACGATACAGCTATATCCTTATATTGGCGATGCTGCATTGTATACGGGTATTATGCAAGCCATTTCGACCTTCTGCAATGCAGGCTTTGTATTTTTTGATAACGATCTACCATATGCCATGGTAGGGGATGTATTATTTAATATAAATACAGCGGCTCTCATTGTGATTGGTGGCTTTGGGTATCTGGCAGCCTTTGATATCTGGTCACATCGCAAGGTACGACGCTTTGTGGATTTAAAATTACATACTAAAATCATGTTGGTTGGTACTGTATTCCTCATTTTGTTAGGGGCCATCATTTTCCTAGGTGTTGAATGGTCTAATCCAAAAACCTTTGGACCTCTACCGATATGGAATAAAATCATGGCTTCTTTATTCCAATCCATTACACCTCGTACAGCAGGTATTGCGACGGTTGATTATAATGCATTGCATCCCATTACCCTGTTTGTTACCATCATTCTTATGTTTATCGGGGCGGGGCCAAACTCTACTGGTGGGGGTGTAAAAATCAGTACGGTAGCAGTAGCTATCCTTTCATCATGTACATTGTTTAATAACCGTCCAGACACAGAGATTTTTGAACGGCGCATTTCGTTAGTAACTGTGCTGAAAGCAAATGGAATCATCTTTTTATCCATTCTTCTCGTATTACTAGCCACATGTTACCTCGCTTGGGATGAACCTTACGATTTTATTCGTCTGCTGTTCGAGGTTACATCTGCCTTTGGCACCGTAGGACTTACAACGGGGATTACGCCTAACCTATCTGAAAGTAGTAAATGGGTTTTAATGCTCGTCATGTTTACCGGTCGTGTAGGTGTTATGACTGTTATCGGTACATGGGCGCTCAGAACTGCACCGACTAAGCCAATTGGTTATGCAGAAGAGAATGTATTGTTATAA
- a CDS encoding carbohydrate kinase family protein, translating into MTTFPQKYIDIVGIGASTLDRFIVVDHYPTGREVQQVVSSTTDGGGPVATALAVAGKYGARTAMIDSIGDDMVGRHILDDFEKYNVNTEAIQVERGANSGVATILVKHSTGERAVFFERSTAREPAFLDSHKQLIDNSFILHINGRHRTLMRAAMDVAKKVGTIISLDGGAQRYDEEMKPITEDSHIVIVARDYAEKYTGTTNLEEACRIIHDRGALIAGVTDGANGSYFVWPDGTAYRCKPFPQDSVVDTTGAGDSFHGAFLAKLSNILHSESAKVSSTNAVQGDTSLCAVELLKGCAHSDLEKAAIFASAVAALNTQGIGGRSPLPILEQVHKLMGLE; encoded by the coding sequence ATGACTACATTTCCTCAAAAATATATAGATATCGTAGGCATTGGGGCTAGTACATTAGATCGATTTATCGTAGTAGATCATTATCCAACGGGCCGAGAGGTACAGCAAGTTGTTTCATCTACAACAGATGGTGGTGGCCCTGTAGCAACAGCGTTAGCAGTAGCCGGTAAATATGGTGCCCGTACTGCTATGATTGATAGCATCGGCGATGATATGGTAGGCCGTCATATTTTAGATGATTTTGAAAAATACAATGTAAATACGGAGGCCATCCAGGTTGAACGAGGGGCTAACAGTGGCGTTGCTACCATTCTCGTAAAACATAGCACCGGTGAGCGCGCAGTATTCTTTGAACGTTCTACAGCAAGAGAACCAGCATTCTTAGATTCTCATAAACAGTTAATTGATAATTCTTTTATATTGCATATTAATGGACGTCATAGAACACTCATGCGCGCTGCTATGGATGTAGCAAAGAAAGTGGGTACCATTATTTCCCTCGACGGCGGTGCACAGCGCTACGACGAAGAGATGAAGCCAATCACGGAAGATAGTCATATTGTTATCGTGGCTCGTGATTATGCTGAGAAATATACGGGCACCACTAATCTAGAAGAGGCATGTCGTATCATTCACGACCGAGGGGCTCTCATTGCTGGTGTTACGGATGGAGCGAATGGTAGTTATTTTGTGTGGCCTGATGGCACCGCTTATCGTTGTAAACCGTTTCCTCAAGACTCTGTCGTTGATACAACAGGGGCGGGGGATAGTTTCCATGGTGCCTTTTTAGCTAAACTTTCTAATATTTTACATAGTGAGAGTGCTAAAGTAAGTTCGACGAATGCGGTTCAGGGTGATACCTCTTTATGTGCTGTTGAGTTACTTAAAGGTTGTGCCCATAGTGACTTGGAAAAAGCAGCTATCTTTGCATCAGCTGTAGCTGCTTTAAATACACAAGGCATTGGAGGACGCAGTCCTTTACCGATCCTAGAACAAGTTCATAAACTAATGGGATTGGAGTAA
- the hutW gene encoding heme anaerobic degradation radical SAM methyltransferase ChuW/HutW has product MSLASFFESIPEKQRNLQLGLECDNPMSGAFPHKRVVHAGLNGTLVSPKETQAVWDNLMNGAPKKGEMQCAYIHIPFCKTKCTYCGFFQNGTSQNVEDQYIDGLISELQLASERPRLKDGLIHAVFIGGGTPTSLSPVNSERLLKAIKEYLPLANDYELTLEGRIHDLIPENLDVWMANGVNRMSIGVQSFNTEVRQMVGRLDTKETVLERLAALKAYGQCSVVIDLIYGLPGQTMEVWEQDLTDLVSSGVDGADLYQLNVFDGSDLNKDIAKGKVPAAATTAMQGDMFEFGRKYLDERSYRRLSAAHWSANNRERSLYNILAKAGVPMFPFGSGAGGNVDGYGMMLHRALKPYEDMVSRGEKPFMALMKQSDLQPIVNQVVSQLEQGFLNIKSLTELDAKLDELNWLYKLWKKRGLVAYNGLLYKLTAAGEFWTVNLTQSTLEAVEYIMTGKNSFAMEAVAAQDTKTTSKDNPNQEVRGIGQGKANISVPTDEDSEAQRKEALIAKAKAEIAKSGASGESANRMVQAMYNLSADEIEYMMERMMS; this is encoded by the coding sequence ATGAGTTTAGCAAGTTTCTTTGAATCCATTCCGGAGAAACAACGCAATCTACAACTAGGTTTAGAATGCGATAATCCGATGAGTGGTGCATTCCCTCATAAACGGGTTGTTCATGCAGGACTAAATGGCACGCTTGTTTCTCCAAAGGAAACACAAGCCGTTTGGGATAATTTAATGAATGGCGCACCTAAAAAGGGTGAAATGCAATGCGCCTATATTCACATTCCGTTTTGTAAGACTAAATGTACATATTGTGGCTTCTTCCAAAATGGTACGAGTCAAAATGTAGAAGATCAATATATCGATGGTCTTATTAGTGAATTACAGCTCGCTAGTGAGCGCCCTAGATTAAAAGATGGTTTGATTCATGCTGTGTTTATTGGCGGTGGCACGCCAACATCGTTATCTCCAGTGAACTCTGAAAGATTGTTGAAAGCCATTAAAGAGTATTTGCCACTAGCTAACGATTATGAGCTTACCTTAGAAGGTCGTATTCACGACTTGATTCCTGAAAATCTCGATGTGTGGATGGCAAATGGTGTAAATCGTATGTCCATTGGTGTACAATCTTTCAACACAGAAGTACGTCAAATGGTGGGCCGTTTAGATACAAAAGAAACCGTATTGGAACGTTTAGCCGCGTTAAAAGCTTACGGTCAATGTTCCGTTGTTATCGACTTAATTTACGGTTTGCCTGGTCAAACTATGGAGGTTTGGGAACAAGATTTAACTGATTTGGTAAGCTCTGGTGTAGATGGTGCTGACCTTTACCAATTAAATGTATTTGATGGTAGTGATCTTAATAAGGATATTGCTAAAGGCAAGGTGCCCGCAGCAGCCACAACAGCTATGCAAGGGGATATGTTCGAGTTTGGCCGCAAATACTTAGACGAGCGTTCTTATCGTCGATTGAGTGCAGCTCACTGGAGTGCCAATAACCGTGAACGTAGCTTGTATAATATTTTAGCTAAAGCGGGCGTACCGATGTTCCCATTCGGCAGTGGTGCTGGTGGTAACGTTGATGGTTATGGCATGATGTTACATCGTGCATTAAAACCGTATGAAGATATGGTTAGTCGCGGTGAAAAACCATTTATGGCTCTCATGAAGCAAAGTGACTTACAACCTATCGTAAATCAGGTGGTAAGCCAGCTTGAACAAGGTTTCCTCAATATTAAGAGCTTAACTGAATTAGATGCAAAACTAGATGAATTAAACTGGCTTTATAAATTATGGAAAAAACGTGGTCTTGTAGCTTACAATGGTTTGCTTTATAAGTTGACTGCAGCTGGTGAATTCTGGACAGTAAATCTTACACAAAGTACATTAGAAGCCGTTGAGTATATTATGACTGGTAAAAACTCCTTTGCTATGGAGGCAGTAGCTGCTCAAGATACTAAAACAACGTCTAAAGATAATCCTAATCAAGAGGTACGTGGTATTGGCCAAGGTAAAGCTAATATTTCGGTACCAACTGATGAGGATTCAGAAGCGCAACGGAAGGAAGCTCTCATTGCAAAAGCAAAGGCAGAAATCGCTAAAAGCGGTGCTTCTGGTGAGTCAGCAAATCGAATGGTGCAAGCTATGTACAATTTGAGTGCTGACGAAATTGAATATATGATGGAACGTATGATGTCTTAA